A single genomic interval of Camelina sativa cultivar DH55 chromosome 11, Cs, whole genome shotgun sequence harbors:
- the LOC104727058 gene encoding dicarboxylate transporter 2.2, chloroplastic-like isoform X2, with protein sequence MESLALLRSLSVSTSSSATHLNLRRYHPKSLSSVSIYSSPTLRSLSISSTRFTLHATASSSRENQNEPLPPPPTPPQQQQGAKLIPLAISISIGLMVRFIIPRPEQVTSQGWXYLASFIYYSPGLLSLDPLPICKPDWSLPGVLAALCLAFNNNLSGALAHFSGGPAALYYGGPFSSFISXIATYFVRCLGKSTLGLSYGLAFCDMLMGLIMPSTMARAGGVFLPVIKSLSLSAGSYPGDPSSRKLGSFLIQTQLQCSGASGAILLTSAAQNLLCLKLAREVGVVISNPWITWFKVASVPAFVSLLSTPLIIYKLYPPELKHTPEAPAAAAKKLERLGPITKNEWIMLASMAFTVSLWVFGEAIGIASVVSAMIGLSTLLLLGVINWDDCLSDKSAWDSLTWFAVLIGMAGQLTNLGVVAWMSDCVAKLLQSLSLTWPASFIILQACYLLIHYLFASQTGHAGALYSPFLAMQIAAGVPGVLAALCLAFNNNLSGALAHFSGGPAALYYGAGYVDLSDMFRVGFVMALVQAVIWGGVGSFWWKFLGLY encoded by the exons ATGGAGAGTTTGGCTCTTCTCCGTTCTCTCTCAGTCTCCACTTCTTCATCAGCCACCCATCTCAACCTCCGCCGTTATCATCCCAAATCATTGTCGTCGGTTTCCATTTACTCATCCCCAACCCTCCGATCACTCTCCATCTCCTCAACTCGATTCACACTCCACGCCACCGCCTCTTCCTCGCGGGAGAACCAGAACGAACCTCTCCCTCCTCCTCCGACGCCTCCGCAACAGCAGCAAGGAGCGAAGCTCATCCCTCTggcaatctcaatctcaatagGTCTCATGGTGAGATTCATAATCCCAAGACCAGAACAAGTAACCTCACAAGGATGGCNCT ACTTGGCCAGCTTCATTTATTATTCTCCAGGCTTGTTATCTCTTGATCCATTACCTATTTGCAAGCCAGACTGGTCAC TGCCAGGGGTTCTAGCAGCACTTTGCTTGGCTttcaacaacaatctctctggtGCTTTGGCACATTTTAGTGGTGGACCAGCTGCTTTATATTACGGAGGTCcgttttcttctttcatctccTTNATCGCTACTTACTTCGTCAGATGCCTTGGCAAAAGCACTCTTGGTTTATCTTATGGTCTTGCCTTCTGTGACATGCTTATGGGTTTGATTATGCCCTCTACCATGGCTAGAGCCGGTGGCGTTTTCTTGCCCGTcattaaatctctctctctctccgccgGAAGCTACCCCGGAGACCCATCTTCCAGAAAACTCGGTTCTTTTCTTATTCAAACCCAATTGCAG TGTTCAGGAGCTTCTGGTGCGATTCTTCTGACATCAGCTGCACAAAACTTGCTATGTCTCAAACTAGCCAGAGAAGTTGGTGTTGTAATCTCGAATCCATGGATCACTTGGTTTAAAGTGGCGAGTGTTCCTGcgtttgtttctcttctttctacTCCTCTCATCATCTACAAGCTTTACCCTCCTGAGCTGAAACACACACCAGAAGCTCCCGCTGCAgctgctaagaagcttgaacgATTAGGTCCCATCACGAAAAACGAATGGATCATGCTCGCCTCTATGGCTTTCACCGTCTCTCTTTGGGTTTTCGG AGAGGCAATAGGAATAGCAAGCGTTGTATCCGCGATGATCGGTCTATCAACGCTTTTGCTGTTAGGAGTTATAAACTGGGACGATTGTCTAAGTGACAAATCAGCTTGGGACTCCCTCACTTGGTTTGCGGTTTTGATTGGTATGGCTGGACAGCTAACAAACCTCGGTGTCGTTGCTTGGATGTCGGATTGTGTGGCAAAACTGCTACAATCCCTCTCCCTGACTTGGCCAGCTTCATTTATTATTCTCCAGGCTTGTTATCTCTTGATCCATTACCTATTTGCAAGCCAGACTGGTCACGCAGGAGCACTCTATTCCCCTTTCTTGGCGATGCAAATCGCTGCGGGAGTGCCAGGGGTTCTAGCAGCACTTTGCTTGGCTttcaacaacaatctctctggtGCTTTGGCACATTTTAGTGGTGGACCAGCTGCTTTATATTACGGAG CTGGATATGTAGATCTGAGTGATATGTTTAGAGTCGGGTTCGTGATGGCTCTTGTACAAGCAGTCATCTGGGGAGGTGTTGGATCTTTTTGGTGGAAATTTTTGGGTCTCTACTGA
- the LOC104727056 gene encoding splicing factor 3B subunit 1-like isoform X2, translating into MADLDPEIAKTQEERRNMEASLTSLTFDRDLYAGEDRATYLSSIAPNDEEDPNLDTTGSLVAQRLASYTAPRAILDDVARPHDEDDDLGFRPRQSIAEREGDYRNRRLNRVLSPDRVDAFAMGENTPDPSVRTYADHMKETSLQKEREETMRLIAKKKKEQEEAAKHKKDSAPPPPPPPSSKRRNRWDRPEEEGSASKKAKAESSDWDVTDAAPGIGRWDAPTPGRVSDATPSAGRRNRWDETPTPGRVADSDGGVTPGATPSGVTWDGTPKGLATPTPKRQRSRWDETPATMGSATPMGGVTPGVTPIGASDMATPTPSQLIFGGALTPEQHNMKRWEKDVEERNRPLSDEELDAMFPKDGYKVLDPPASYVPIRTPARKLQATPTPMATPGYVIPEENRGQQFDVPQEVPGGLPFMKPEDYQYFGSLLNEENEEELTPEEQKERKIMKLLLKVKNGTPAQRKTALRQLTDKARELGAGPLFNKILPLLMQPTLEDQERHLLVKVIDRILYKLDEMVRPYVHKILVVIEPLLIDEDYYARVEGREIISNLSKAAGLATMIAAMRPDIDNIDEYVRNTTARAFSVVASALGIPALLPFLKAVCQSKKSWQARHTGIKIVQQIAILIGCAVLPHLRSLVEIIEHGLSDENQKVRTITALSLAALAEAAAPYGIESFDSVLKPLWKGIRSHRGKVLAAFLKAIGFIIPLMDAIYASYYTKEVMVILIREFQSPDEEMKKIVLKVVKQCVSTEGVEPDYIRSDILPEFFRQFWVRKMALERRNYKQLVETTVEIANKVGVADIVGRVVEDLKDESEPYRRMVMETIDKVVTNLGASDIDSRLEELLIDGILYAFQEQTSDDANVMLNGFGAVVNALGQRVKPYLPQICGTIKWRLNNKSAKVRQQAADLISRIAVVMKQCGEEQLMGHLGVVLYEYLGEEYPEVLGSILGALKAIVNVIGMTKMTPPIKDLLPRLTPILKNRHEKVQENCIDLVGRIADRGAEFVPAREWMRICFELLEMLKAHKKGIRRATVNTFGYIAKAIGPQDVLATLLNNLKVQERQNRVCTTVAIAIVAETCSPFTVLPALMNEYRVPELNVQNGVLKSLSFLFEYIGEMGKDYIYAVTPLLEDALMDRDLVHRQTAASAVKHMALGVAGLGCEDALVHLLNFIWPNIFETSPHVINAVMEAIEGMRVALGAAVILNYCLQGLFHPARKVREVYWKIYNSLYIGAKDTLVAAYPVLEDEQNNVYSRPELTMFV; encoded by the exons ATGGCGGATCTAGATCCAGAGATCGCTAAAACCCAAGAGGAGAGACGGAACATGGAAGCTTCTCTCACTTCTTTGACTTTCGATCGCGATCTATACGCAGGTGAAGACCGTGCAACCTACTTGTCTTCTATCGCGCCTAACGATGAAGAGGATCCGAATCTGGACACCACTGGTTCCCTTGTGGCTCAGCGTCTCGCGTCTTACACTGCTCCTAGGGCCATTCTCGACGACGTGGCTCGTCCTCACGACGAAGATGACGATTTGGGATTTAGACCTAGGCAGAGTATTGCCGAACGTGAGGGTGATTACAGGAATAGGAGACTTAATCGGGTTCTTTCTCCGGATAGAGTTGATGCGTTTGCCATGGGTGAGAATACGCCGGATCCGAGTGTTCGAACCTACGCGGACCATATGAAGGAGACTTCTTTGCAGAAGGAGAGAGAGGAAACCATGAGGCTTATtgctaagaaaaagaaagagcaagaagaagctgCAAAGCATAAGAAGGAttctgctcctcctcctcctcctcctccttcttccaaGAGGAGAAACAGGTGGGATCGccctgaagaagaaggttctgCTTCAAAGAAAGCTAAAGCAGAAAGTTCAGATTGGGATGTAACTGATGCAGCTCCAGGGATTGGACGATGGGATGCTCCAACTCCAGGGAGAGTTTCTGATGCCACACCATCTGCTGGACGAAGGAACAGATGGGACGAAACTCCTACACCTGGTCGTGTGGCTGATTCTGATGGTGGTGTTACTCCCGGCGCAACTCCTTCAGGTGTCACTTGGGACGGTACTCCAAAAGGGCTTGCCACACCTACCCCTAAACGCCAACGTTCAAGGTGGGACGAAACTCCGGCCACCATGGGGAGTGCTACACCTATGGGTGGTGTCACTCCTGGTGTTACCCCAATTGGTGCGAGTGATATGGCTACTCCCACTCCGAGTCAGCTAATTTTCGGTGGTGCTCTGACCCCCGAGCAGCACAATATGAAAAGGTGGGAGAAGGATGTCGAGGAGAGAAACCGACCATTGTCTGATGAAGAGCTTGATGCCATGTTTCCTAAAGATGGGTATAAGGTTTTGGATCCGCCTGCTTCATATGTTCCCATCAGAACCCCTGCGAGGAAACTTCAGGCAACCCCGACACCCATGGCAACTCCAGGCTATGTTATTCCCGAGGAAAACCGCGGGCAACAGTTTGATGTGCCCCAagaggttcctggtggtttgcCGTTTATGAAACCAGAGGATTATCAGTATTTTGGTTCTCTGTTGAATGAAGAGAACGAAGAAGAGCTGACTCCTGAAGAGCAGAAAGAACGCAAGATAATGAAACTGTTGTTAAAGGTTAAAAACGGAACTCCTGCCCAGAGGAAAACAGCGTTGAGGCAGCTTACTGATAAGGCTCGTGAGCTTGGTGCTGGTCCtttattcaataaaattttGCCATTGCTCATGCAACCCACTTTGGAAGATCAAGAGAGGCATCTTTTGGTCAAAGTGATTGATAGGATTCTGTACAAACTCGATGAGATGGTAAGGCCTTACGTCCACAAAATCCTTGTTGTTATTGAGCCTTTGTTGATTGATGAAGACTATTATGCTCGTGTAGAAGGGAGAGAGATTATTTCTAACCTTAGCAAAGCAGCTGGTTTAGCCACTATGATTGCAGCTATGCGTCCTGATATTGACAACATCGATGAATATGTGAGGAACACCACAGCGAGAGCTTTCAGTGTGGTGGCTTCAGCTCTTGGAATCCCAGCACTCTTGCCTTTCCTGAAAGCCGTGTGCCAGAGTAAAAAGTCATGGCAGGCACGGCACACTGGAATTAAGATTGTTCAGCAGATTGCGATACTAATTGGCTGTGCCGTCCTGCCTCACTTAAGGTCGTTAGTAGAGATTATCGAACATGGTCTCAGCGATGAAAACCAGAAGGTTAGGACTATTACCGCTTTGTCACTGGCTGCGCTTGCTGAAGCTGCTGCTCCATATGGTATTGAAAGCTTTGATTCTGTTCTGAAGCCTTTGTGGAAAGGTATTAGGTCACACCGTGGTAAAGTTTTAGCTGCTTTCTTGAAGGCGATTGGTTTTATCATCCCCTTGATGGATGCCATATATGCGAGCTACTATACAAAAGAGGTGATGGTTATATTGATTCGTGAGTTTCAGTCGCCGgatgaagagatgaagaagattgtCCTCAAGGTGGTGAAACAGTGTGTAAGTACAGAGGGTGTTGAACCGGATTATATTCGCAGTGATATTCTGCCAGAGTTTTTCAGGCAATTCTGGGTTAGGAAAATGGCTCTGGAAAGGAGAAACTACAAGCAGCTTGTTGAAACTACCGTCGAGATTGCCAACAAGGTTGGTGTTGCAGATATTGTGGGAAGAGTTGTTGAAGATCTCAAGGACGAGAGTGAACCATATCGACGTATGGTTATGGAAACCATTGACAAGGTTGTCACAAACTTAGGAGCATCTGATATTGATTCGAGATTGGAGGAACTGCTTATAGATGGCATTCTTTATGCTTTCCAAGAACAGACTAGTGACGATGCTAATGTGATGCTTAACGGATTTGGTGCTGTAGTAAATGCTCTTGGTCAGCGAGTAAAGCCTTATCTTCCCCAGATATGTGGTACCATCAAGTGGCGATTAAACAACAAGAGTGCAAAGGTCAGACAACAGGCTGCTGATCTGATTTCTAGAATTGCTGTTGTTATGAAGCAATGTGGAGAGGAACAGTTGATGGGACATCTTGGTGTTGTCTTGTATGAATATCTTGGAGAAGAGTACCCAGAAGTCTTGGGATCAATTCTTGGAGCTTTGAAAGCTATAGTCAATGTGATTGGTATGACAAAGATGACTCCTCCTATTAAGGATCTGCTTCCGAGACTGACCCCTATTTTGAAGAACAGACACGAGAAAGTGCAAGAGAATTGTATCGACCTGGTTGGTAGGATTGCAGATCGTGGTGCTGAGTTTGTTCCAGCCAGAGAATGGATGAGAATCTGTTTTGAGCTTCTCGAAATGCTCAAGGCTCATAAGAAAG GTATTCGTCGTGCCACGGTCAACACTTTCGGGTACATCGCCAAAGCCATTGGACCACAGGACGTTCTTGCCACGTTGCTGAACAACCTCAAAGTCCAAGAACGTCAGAACCGTGTTTGCACCACAGTCGCCATCGCCATTGTCGCTGAAACATGCTCTCCCTTCACCGTCTTACCTGCTTTGATGAATGAGTACCGTGTTCCAGAGCTAAACGTCCAAAATGGTGTTCTGAAATCTCTTTCCTTCCTCTTCGAGTACATTGGAGAAATGGGCAAAGATTACATATACGCAGTCACACCGTTGCTAGAGGATGCGCTCATGGACAGAGATTTGGTTCACAGACAAACCGCCGCGTCAGCCGTAAAACATATGGCATTAGGTGTAGCTGGTTTGGGATGTGAAGACGCTTTGGTTCACTTGCTTAACTTCATTTGGCCCAACATATTTGAGACATCTCCCCACGTCATTAACGCGGTGATGGAAGCCATTGAAGGAATGCGAGTTGCATTAGGTGCAGCTGTAATTCTGAACTATTGTTTGCAGGGTTTGTTTCATCCAGCACGTAAAGTCCGCGAAGTGTACTGGAAGATTTACAATTCGCTATACATTGGTGCTAAGGACACGCTTGTTGCTGCCTACCCGGTGCTTGAAGATGAGCAGAACAATGTCTATAGCCGACCAGAGCTAACTATGTTTGTGTGA
- the LOC104727056 gene encoding splicing factor 3B subunit 1-like isoform X1, whose product MADLDPEIAKTQEERRNMEASLTSLTFDRDLYAGEDRATYLSSIAPNDEEDPNLDTTGSLVAQRLASYTAPRAILDDVARPHDEDDDLGFRPRQSIAEREGDYRNRRLNRVLSPDRVDAFAMGENTPDPSVRTYADHMKETSLQKEREETMRLIAKKKKEQEEAAKHKKDSAPPPPPPPSSKRRNRWDRPEEEGSASKKAKAESSDWDVTDAAPGIGRWDAPTPGRVSDATPSAGRRNRWDETPTPGRVADSDGGVTPGATPSGVTWDGTPKGLATPTPKRQRSRWDETPATMGSATPMGGVTPGVTPIGASDMATPTPSQLIFGGALTPEQHNMKRWEKDVEERNRPLSDEELDAMFPKDGYKVLDPPASYVPIRTPARKLQATPTPMATPGYVIPEENRGQQFDVPQEVPGGLPFMKPEDYQYFGSLLNEENEEELTPEEQKERKIMKLLLKVKNGTPAQRKTALRQLTDKARELGAGPLFNKILPLLMQPTLEDQERHLLVKVIDRILYKLDEMVRPYVHKILVVIEPLLIDEDYYARVEGREIISNLSKAAGLATMIAAMRPDIDNIDEYVRNTTARAFSVVASALGIPALLPFLKAVCQSKKSWQARHTGIKIVQQIAILIGCAVLPHLRSLVEIIEHGLSDENQKVRTITALSLAALAEAAAPYGIESFDSVLKPLWKGIRSHRGKVLAAFLKAIGFIIPLMDAIYASYYTKEVMVILIREFQSPDEEMKKIVLKVVKQCVSTEGVEPDYIRSDILPEFFRQFWVRKMALERRNYKQLVETTVEIANKVGVADIVGRVVEDLKDESEPYRRMVMETIDKVVTNLGASDIDSRLEELLIDGILYAFQEQTSDDANVMLNGFGAVVNALGQRVKPYLPQICGTIKWRLNNKSAKVRQQAADLISRIAVVMKQCGEEQLMGHLGVVLYEYLGEEYPEVLGSILGALKAIVNVIGMTKMTPPIKDLLPRLTPILKNRHEKVQENCIDLVGRIADRGAEFVPAREWMRICFELLEMLKAHKKGIRRATVNTFGYIAKAIGPQDVLATLLNNLKVQERQNRVCTTVAIAIVAETCSPFTVLPALMNEYRVPELNVQNGVLKSLSFLFEYIGEMGKDYIYAVTPLLEDALMDRDLVHRQTAASAVKHMALGVAGLGCEDALVHLLNFIWPNIFETSPHVINAVMEAIEGMRVALGAAVILNYCLQGLFHPARKVREVYWKIYNSLYIGAKDTLVAAYPVLEDEQNNVYSRPELTMFV is encoded by the exons ATGGCGGATCTAGATCCAGAGATCGCTAAAACCCAAGAGGAGAGACGGAACATGGAAGCTTCTCTCACTTCTTTGACTTTCGATCGCGATCTATACGCAGGTGAAGACCGTGCAACCTACTTGTCTTCTATCGCGCCTAACGATGAAGAGGATCCGAATCTGGACACCACTGGTTCCCTTGTGGCTCAGCGTCTCGCGTCTTACACTGCTCCTAGGGCCATTCTCGACGACGTGGCTCGTCCTCACGACGAAGATGACGATTTGGGATTTAGACCTAGGCAGAGTATTGCCGAACGTGAGGGTGATTACAGGAATAGGAGACTTAATCGGGTTCTTTCTCCGGATAGAGTTGATGCGTTTGCCATGGGTGAGAATACGCCGGATCCGAGTGTTCGAACCTACGCGGACCATATGAAGGAGACTTCTTTGCAGAAGGAGAGAGAGGAAACCATGAGGCTTATtgctaagaaaaagaaagagcaagaagaagctgCAAAGCATAAGAAGGAttctgctcctcctcctcctcctcctccttcttccaaGAGGAGAAACAGGTGGGATCGccctgaagaagaaggttctgCTTCAAAGAAAGCTAAAGCAGAAAGTTCAGATTGGGATGTAACTGATGCAGCTCCAGGGATTGGACGATGGGATGCTCCAACTCCAGGGAGAGTTTCTGATGCCACACCATCTGCTGGACGAAGGAACAGATGGGACGAAACTCCTACACCTGGTCGTGTGGCTGATTCTGATGGTGGTGTTACTCCCGGCGCAACTCCTTCAGGTGTCACTTGGGACGGTACTCCAAAAGGGCTTGCCACACCTACCCCTAAACGCCAACGTTCAAGGTGGGACGAAACTCCGGCCACCATGGGGAGTGCTACACCTATGGGTGGTGTCACTCCTGGTGTTACCCCAATTGGTGCGAGTGATATGGCTACTCCCACTCCGAGTCAGCTAATTTTCGGTGGTGCTCTGACCCCCGAGCAGCACAATATGAAAAGGTGGGAGAAGGATGTCGAGGAGAGAAACCGACCATTGTCTGATGAAGAGCTTGATGCCATGTTTCCTAAAGATGGGTATAAGGTTTTGGATCCGCCTGCTTCATATGTTCCCATCAGAACCCCTGCGAGGAAACTTCAGGCAACCCCGACACCCATGGCAACTCCAGGCTATGTTATTCCCGAGGAAAACCGCGGGCAACAGTTTGATGTGCCCCAagaggttcctggtggtttgcCGTTTATGAAACCAGAGGATTATCAGTATTTTGGTTCTCTGTTGAATGAAGAGAACGAAGAAGAGCTGACTCCTGAAGAGCAGAAAGAACGCAAGATAATGAAACTGTTGTTAAAGGTTAAAAACGGAACTCCTGCCCAGAGGAAAACAGCGTTGAGGCAGCTTACTGATAAGGCTCGTGAGCTTGGTGCTGGTCCtttattcaataaaattttGCCATTGCTCATGCAACCCACTTTGGAAGATCAAGAGAGGCATCTTTTGGTCAAAGTGATTGATAGGATTCTGTACAAACTCGATGAGATGGTAAGGCCTTACGTCCACAAAATCCTTGTTGTTATTGAGCCTTTGTTGATTGATGAAGACTATTATGCTCGTGTAGAAGGGAGAGAGATTATTTCTAACCTTAGCAAAGCAGCTGGTTTAGCCACTATGATTGCAGCTATGCGTCCTGATATTGACAACATCGATGAATATGTGAGGAACACCACAGCGAGAGCTTTCAGTGTGGTGGCTTCAGCTCTTGGAATCCCAGCACTCTTGCCTTTCCTGAAAGCCGTGTGCCAGAGTAAAAAGTCATGGCAGGCACGGCACACTGGAATTAAGATTGTTCAGCAGATTGCGATACTAATTGGCTGTGCCGTCCTGCCTCACTTAAGGTCGTTAGTAGAGATTATCGAACATGGTCTCAGCGATGAAAACCAGAAGGTTAGGACTATTACCGCTTTGTCACTGGCTGCGCTTGCTGAAGCTGCTGCTCCATATGGTATTGAAAGCTTTGATTCTGTTCTGAAGCCTTTGTGGAAAGGTATTAGGTCACACCGTGGTAAAGTTTTAGCTGCTTTCTTGAAGGCGATTGGTTTTATCATCCCCTTGATGGATGCCATATATGCGAGCTACTATACAAAAGAGGTGATGGTTATATTGATTCGTGAGTTTCAGTCGCCGgatgaagagatgaagaagattgtCCTCAAGGTGGTGAAACAGTGTGTAAGTACAGAGGGTGTTGAACCGGATTATATTCGCAGTGATATTCTGCCAGAGTTTTTCAGGCAATTCTGGGTTAGGAAAATGGCTCTGGAAAGGAGAAACTACAAGCAGCTTGTTGAAACTACCGTCGAGATTGCCAACAAGGTTGGTGTTGCAGATATTGTGGGAAGAGTTGTTGAAGATCTCAAGGACGAGAGTGAACCATATCGACGTATGGTTATGGAAACCATTGACAAGGTTGTCACAAACTTAGGAGCATCTGATATTGATTCGAGATTGGAGGAACTGCTTATAGATGGCATTCTTTATGCTTTCCAAGAACAGACTAGTGACGATGCTAATGTGATGCTTAACGGATTTGGTGCTGTAGTAAATGCTCTTGGTCAGCGAGTAAAGCCTTATCTTCCCCAGATATGTGGTACCATCAAGTGGCGATTAAACAACAAGAGTGCAAAGGTCAGACAACAGGCTGCTGATCTGATTTCTAGAATTGCTGTTGTTATGAAGCAATGTGGAGAGGAACAGTTGATGGGACATCTTGGTGTTGTCTTGTATGAATATCTTGGAGAAGAGTACCCAGAAGTCTTGGGATCAATTCTTGGAGCTTTGAAAGCTATAGTCAATGTGATTGGTATGACAAAGATGACTCCTCCTATTAAGGATCTGCTTCCGAGACTGACCCCTATTTTGAAGAACAGACACGAGAAAGTGCAAGAGAATTGTATCGACCTG GTTGGTAGGATTGCAGATCGTGGTGCTGAGTTTGTTCCAGCCAGAGAATGGATGAGAATCTGTTTTGAGCTTCTCGAAATGCTCAAGGCTCATAAGAAAGGTATTCGTCGTGCCACGGTCAACACTTTCGGGTACATCGCCAAAGCCATTGGACCACAGGACGTTCTTGCCACGTTGCTGAACAACCTCAAAGTCCAAGAACGTCAGAACCGTGTTTGCACCACAGTCGCCATCGCCATTGTCGCTGAAACATGCTCTCCCTTCACCGTCTTACCTGCTTTGATGAATGAGTACCGTGTTCCAGAGCTAAACGTCCAAAATGGTGTTCTGAAATCTCTTTCCTTCCTCTTCGAGTACATTGGAGAAATGGGCAAAGATTACATATACGCAGTCACACCGTTGCTAGAGGATGCGCTCATGGACAGAGATTTGGTTCACAGACAAACCGCCGCGTCAGCCGTAAAACATATGGCATTAGGTGTAGCTGGTTTGGGATGTGAAGACGCTTTGGTTCACTTGCTTAACTTCATTTGGCCCAACATATTTGAGACATCTCCCCACGTCATTAACGCGGTGATGGAAGCCATTGAAGGAATGCGAGTTGCATTAGGTGCAGCTGTAATTCTGAACTATTGTTTGCAGGGTTTGTTTCATCCAGCACGTAAAGTCCGCGAAGTGTACTGGAAGATTTACAATTCGCTATACATTGGTGCTAAGGACACGCTTGTTGCTGCCTACCCGGTGCTTGAAGATGAGCAGAACAATGTCTATAGCCGACCAGAGCTAACTATGTTTGTGTGA
- the LOC104727058 gene encoding dicarboxylate transporter 2.2, chloroplastic-like isoform X1 encodes MLASMAFTVSLWVFGEAIGIASVVSAMIGLSTLLLLGVINWDDCLSDKSAWDSLTWFAVLIGMAGQLTNLGVVAWMSDCVAKLLQSLSLTWPASFIILQACYLLIHYLFASQTGHAGALYSPFLAMQIAAGVPGVLAALCLAFNNNLSGALAHFSGGPAALYYGGPFSSFISXIATYFVRCLGKSTLGLSYGLAFCDMLMGLIMPSTMARAGGVFLPVIKSLSLSAGSYPGDPSSRKLGSFLIQTQLQCSGASGAILLTSAAQNLLCLKLAREVGVVISNPWITWFKVASVPAFVSLLSTPLIIYKLYPPELKHTPEAPAAAAKKLERLGPITKNEWIMLASMAFTVSLWVFGEAIGIASVVSAMIGLSTLLLLGVINWDDCLSDKSAWDSLTWFAVLIGMAGQLTNLGVVAWMSDCVAKLLQSLSLTWPASFIILQACYLLIHYLFASQTGHAGALYSPFLAMQIAAGVPGVLAALCLAFNNNLSGALAHFSGGPAALYYGAGYVDLSDMFRVGFVMALVQAVIWGGVGSFWWKFLGLY; translated from the exons ATGCTCGCCTCTATGGCTTTCACCGTCTCTCTTTGGGTTTTCGG AGAGGCAATAGGAATAGCAAGCGTTGTATCCGCGATGATCGGTCTATCAACGCTTTTGCTGTTAGGAGTTATAAACTGGGACGATTGTCTAAGTGACAAATCAGCTTGGGACTCCCTCACTTGGTTTGCGGTTTTGATTGGTATGGCTGGACAGCTAACAAACCTCGGTGTCGTTGCTTGGATGTCGGATTGTGTGGCAAAACTGCTACAATCCCTCTCCCTGACTTGGCCAGCTTCATTTATTATTCTCCAGGCTTGTTATCTCTTGATCCATTACCTATTTGCAAGCCAGACTGGTCACGCAGGAGCACTCTATTCCCCTTTCTTGGCGATGCAAATCGCTGCGGGAGTGCCAGGGGTTCTAGCAGCACTTTGCTTGGCTttcaacaacaatctctctggtGCTTTGGCACATTTTAGTGGTGGACCAGCTGCTTTATATTACGGAGGTCcgttttcttctttcatctccTTNATCGCTACTTACTTCGTCAGATGCCTTGGCAAAAGCACTCTTGGTTTATCTTATGGTCTTGCCTTCTGTGACATGCTTATGGGTTTGATTATGCCCTCTACCATGGCTAGAGCCGGTGGCGTTTTCTTGCCCGTcattaaatctctctctctctccgccgGAAGCTACCCCGGAGACCCATCTTCCAGAAAACTCGGTTCTTTTCTTATTCAAACCCAATTGCAG TGTTCAGGAGCTTCTGGTGCGATTCTTCTGACATCAGCTGCACAAAACTTGCTATGTCTCAAACTAGCCAGAGAAGTTGGTGTTGTAATCTCGAATCCATGGATCACTTGGTTTAAAGTGGCGAGTGTTCCTGcgtttgtttctcttctttctacTCCTCTCATCATCTACAAGCTTTACCCTCCTGAGCTGAAACACACACCAGAAGCTCCCGCTGCAgctgctaagaagcttgaacgATTAGGTCCCATCACGAAAAACGAATGGATCATGCTCGCCTCTATGGCTTTCACCGTCTCTCTTTGGGTTTTCGG AGAGGCAATAGGAATAGCAAGCGTTGTATCCGCGATGATCGGTCTATCAACGCTTTTGCTGTTAGGAGTTATAAACTGGGACGATTGTCTAAGTGACAAATCAGCTTGGGACTCCCTCACTTGGTTTGCGGTTTTGATTGGTATGGCTGGACAGCTAACAAACCTCGGTGTCGTTGCTTGGATGTCGGATTGTGTGGCAAAACTGCTACAATCCCTCTCCCTGACTTGGCCAGCTTCATTTATTATTCTCCAGGCTTGTTATCTCTTGATCCATTACCTATTTGCAAGCCAGACTGGTCACGCAGGAGCACTCTATTCCCCTTTCTTGGCGATGCAAATCGCTGCGGGAGTGCCAGGGGTTCTAGCAGCACTTTGCTTGGCTttcaacaacaatctctctggtGCTTTGGCACATTTTAGTGGTGGACCAGCTGCTTTATATTACGGAG CTGGATATGTAGATCTGAGTGATATGTTTAGAGTCGGGTTCGTGATGGCTCTTGTACAAGCAGTCATCTGGGGAGGTGTTGGATCTTTTTGGTGGAAATTTTTGGGTCTCTACTGA